The proteins below come from a single Cervus canadensis isolate Bull #8, Minnesota chromosome 2, ASM1932006v1, whole genome shotgun sequence genomic window:
- the GPR61 gene encoding G-protein coupled receptor 61, with protein MESSPIPQSSGNSSTLGRAPQTPGPSTASGVPEAGLRDVASESVALFFMLLLDLTAVAGNAAVMAVIAKTPALRKFVFVFHLCLVDLLAALTLMPLAMLSSSALFDHDLFGEVACRLYLFLSICFVSLAILSVSAINVERYYYVVHPMRYEVRMTLGLVASVLVGVWVKALAMASVPVLGRVSREEGAPSIPLGCSLQWSHSAYCQLFVVVFAVLYFLLPLLLILVVYCSMFRVARVAAMQHGPLPTWMETPRQRSESLSSRSTMVTSSGAPQTTPHRTFGGGKAAVVLLAVGGQFLLCWLPYFSFHLYVALSAQPVSTGQVENVVTWIGYFCFTSNPFFYGCLNRQIRGELSKQFVCFFKQAPEEELRLPSREGSIEENFLQFLQSTGCPTESWASRPVPSPKQEPPAVDFRIPGQIAEETSEFLEQQLTSDIIMSDNYLRPAPTPRLES; from the coding sequence ATGGAGTCCTCACCCATCCCCCAGTCATCAGGGAACTCTTCCACGCTGGGGAGGGCCCCTCAAACCCCAGGTCCCTCTACTGCCAGTGGGGTCCCGGAGGCAGGGCTGCGGGACGTGGCTTCAGAATCCGTGGCCCTCTTCTTCATGCTCCTGCTGGACTTGACCGCTGTGGCTGGCAATGCTGCTGTGATGGCTGTTATTGCCAAGACACCTGCCCTTCGAAAATTTGTCTTTGTCTTCCACCTCTGCCTGGTGGACCTGCTGGCTGCCTTGACCCTCATGCCCCTGGCCATGCTCTCCAGCTCCGCCCTCTTTGACCATGACCTCTTTGGGGAGGTCGCCTGCCGCCTCTACTTGTTCCTGAGCATATGCTTTGTTAGCCTGGCCATTCTCTCAGTGTCGGCCATCAACGTGGAGCGCTACTATTACGTGGTCCACCCCATGCGTTATGAGGTGCGCATGACGCTGGGGCTGGTGGCCTCTGTTCTGGTGGGTGTGTGGGTGAAGGCCTTGGCCATGGCTTCTGTGCCAGTTTTGGGAAGGGTCTCGCGGGAGGAGGGAGCTCCCAGCATCCCCCTAGGCTGCTCACTCCAATGGAGCCACAGTGCCTACTGCCAGCTTTTTGTGGTGGTCTTTGCTGTCCTTTACTTCCTGTTGCCCTTGCTCCTCATCCTAGTGGTCTACTGCAGCATGTTCCGAGTAGCCCGTGTGGCTGCCATGCAGCATGGACCGCTGCCCACGTGGATGGAGACCCCCCGGCAACGCTCTGAGTCTCTCAGCAGCCGCTCCACGATGGTCACCAGCTCAGGGGCCCCCCAGACCACGCCACACCGGACGTTTGGGGGAGGGAAGGCAGCAGTGGTCCTCCTGGCTGTGGGGGGACAGTTCCTGCTCTGCTGGTTGCCCTACTTTTCTTTTCACCTCTATGTCGCCCTGAGTGCTCAGCCTGTTTCGACGGGGCAGGTGGAGAATGTGGTGACCTGGATtggctacttctgcttcacttcCAACCCTTTCTTCTACGGATGTCTCAATCGGCAGATCCGGGGGGAGCTCAGCAAGCAGTTTGTCTGCTTCTTCAAACAGGCTCCAGAGGAGGAGCTGAGGCTGCCAAGCCGGGAGGGCTCCATTGAGGAGAACTTCCTGCAGTTTCTTCAGAGCACTGGCTGTCCCACGGAGTCCTGGGCTTCCCGACCTGTACCCAGCCCCAAGCAGGAGCCACCTGCAGTTGACTTTCGAATCCCTGGCCAGATAGCTGAGGAGACCTCTGAGTTCTTGGAGCAACAACTCACCAGCGATATCATCATGTCGGACAACTACCTCCGTCCCGCCCCCACACCACGACTGGAGTCATGA